A single genomic interval of Nocardia bhagyanarayanae harbors:
- a CDS encoding ABC transporter substrate-binding protein yields the protein MCALTGAALVLAGCTTNTEDTGPAVSKVQVDKVTEIADQLPDKIKQSGKLVIGVNVPYQPNEYKDASGKIVGFDVDLMDAVTSVLGIKAEYVESAFEKIIPAIQAGTYDVGMSSITDSKEREQQVDFTTYFSAGIQWAQQTGKPIDPNNACGKKVAVQATTVEHTDEVPAKSAKCVAEGKPAIDIKPFDEQSAATNALVLGQVDAMSADSPVTAYAIKQSDGKIETAGPVFDSAPYGWAVPKGSPLAKVLQAAVNHLIKNGQYKQITENWGVQDGAITESVINGAVS from the coding sequence ATGTGCGCGCTCACCGGTGCCGCACTCGTGCTCGCGGGCTGTACCACCAACACCGAAGACACCGGACCGGCGGTCTCCAAGGTGCAAGTGGACAAGGTCACCGAAATCGCCGATCAACTGCCCGACAAGATCAAGCAGTCCGGCAAGCTGGTCATCGGCGTGAACGTGCCCTACCAGCCCAACGAGTACAAGGACGCCAGCGGCAAGATCGTCGGCTTCGACGTCGACCTGATGGACGCGGTCACCTCGGTGCTCGGTATCAAGGCCGAGTACGTGGAGTCGGCCTTCGAGAAGATCATTCCGGCGATCCAGGCGGGCACCTACGACGTCGGCATGTCCTCGATCACCGACTCGAAGGAACGCGAGCAGCAGGTCGACTTCACCACCTACTTCAGCGCGGGCATCCAGTGGGCCCAGCAGACCGGTAAGCCGATCGACCCGAACAACGCCTGCGGCAAGAAGGTCGCGGTGCAGGCCACCACCGTCGAGCACACCGACGAGGTGCCCGCCAAGAGCGCCAAGTGCGTCGCCGAGGGCAAGCCCGCCATCGACATCAAGCCGTTCGACGAGCAGAGCGCCGCGACCAACGCGCTGGTGCTCGGCCAGGTCGACGCGATGTCGGCCGACTCCCCGGTGACCGCGTACGCCATCAAGCAGAGCGACGGCAAGATCGAGACCGCGGGCCCGGTGTTCGACTCCGCGCCCTACGGCTGGGCGGTGCCGAAGGGCTCGCCGCTGGCCAAGGTCCTGCAGGCCGCGGTCAACCACCTGATCAAGAACGGGCAGTACAAGCAGATCACCGAGAACTGGGGCGTGCAGGACGGCGCGATCACCGAGTCGGTGATCAACGGGGCCGTGAGCTGA
- a CDS encoding amino acid ABC transporter permease, with translation MSDTDTTVVPGDPGPGGIPAPSEPEPIKAVPLRRPGRWIAAAVILVLLGLFVYGAATNDAYQWGTYWKYLFDSRIVAGAVVTLELTVLAMAIAIVLGTVLAVMRLSPNPVLRSTAWVYLWIFRGTPIFVQLVFWGLVPSLYQQIHLGVPFGPQFFELDVQELQAAFTFAVIGLGLNEAAYMAEIVRAGINSVGEGQREASIALGMSWTQTMRRTVLPQAMRVIIPPTGNELIGMLKTTSLVTAIPLSTDLFGRARDIYGVNFQPIPLLLVTATWYLAITSVLMVGQFYLERYYSRGASRQLTAKQLQELADAQSVVKAK, from the coding sequence ATGTCCGACACCGACACCACCGTCGTGCCCGGCGATCCCGGGCCCGGCGGCATCCCGGCGCCGTCCGAGCCCGAACCGATCAAAGCGGTTCCGCTGCGCAGGCCGGGGCGATGGATCGCCGCTGCCGTCATCCTCGTGCTGCTCGGGCTGTTCGTCTACGGCGCCGCCACCAATGACGCCTACCAGTGGGGCACCTACTGGAAGTACCTGTTCGACAGCCGCATCGTCGCGGGCGCGGTCGTCACCCTGGAGCTGACCGTGCTGGCGATGGCCATCGCGATCGTCCTCGGGACGGTGCTCGCGGTGATGCGCCTTTCGCCCAACCCGGTGCTGCGCTCGACGGCGTGGGTGTACCTCTGGATCTTCCGTGGCACACCGATTTTCGTGCAGCTGGTGTTCTGGGGCTTGGTGCCCTCGCTGTATCAGCAGATCCATCTCGGTGTGCCGTTCGGGCCGCAGTTCTTCGAACTCGACGTGCAGGAGTTGCAGGCCGCGTTCACCTTCGCCGTGATCGGTCTCGGTCTCAACGAGGCCGCGTACATGGCGGAGATCGTCCGCGCCGGCATCAATTCGGTGGGCGAGGGCCAGCGCGAGGCGTCGATCGCGCTGGGCATGTCCTGGACCCAGACCATGCGGCGCACCGTGCTGCCGCAGGCGATGCGGGTGATCATCCCGCCGACCGGCAACGAGCTCATCGGCATGCTGAAGACCACCTCGCTGGTGACCGCGATCCCGCTCAGCACCGACCTGTTCGGACGGGCCCGCGACATCTACGGCGTGAACTTCCAGCCGATCCCGCTGCTGCTGGTCACCGCGACGTGGTATCTGGCCATCACCAGCGTGCTGATGGTCGGCCAGTTCTATCTGGAGCGGTACTACTCGCGCGGCGCGTCCCGGCAGCTGACCGCCAAGCAGTTGCAGGAGCTGGCCGACGCACAGAGCGTGGTGAAGGCGAAATGA
- a CDS encoding amino acid ABC transporter ATP-binding protein, with protein MIVADRVCKNFGALQVLKGISLEVARGEVLCLIGPSGSGKSTFLRCINHLEQVNAGRLYVDGELVGYRQKGDKLYELHPREAAKQRRDIGMVFQHFNLFPHRTALENIIEAPTQVKRVRKADAVARAHELLDRVGMGDKANAYPAQLSGGQQQRVAIARALAMDPKLMLFDEPTSALDPELVGEVLQVMRELAESGMTMVVVTHEMGFAREVADQLVFMDGGVVVEAGAPREVLSDPKHERTKAFLSRLL; from the coding sequence ATGATCGTCGCCGACCGGGTCTGCAAGAACTTCGGCGCGCTGCAGGTGCTCAAGGGCATCTCGCTGGAGGTGGCGCGGGGTGAGGTGCTGTGCCTGATCGGACCGTCCGGTTCCGGCAAGTCCACCTTCCTGCGCTGCATCAACCACCTCGAGCAGGTGAACGCGGGCAGGCTGTACGTGGACGGCGAGCTCGTCGGCTACCGGCAGAAGGGCGACAAGCTCTACGAACTGCACCCGCGCGAGGCGGCCAAGCAGCGCCGCGACATCGGCATGGTGTTCCAGCACTTCAACCTGTTCCCGCACCGGACGGCGCTGGAGAACATCATCGAGGCGCCGACGCAGGTGAAGAGGGTACGCAAGGCCGACGCCGTGGCCCGCGCCCACGAACTGCTCGATCGGGTCGGCATGGGCGACAAGGCAAACGCCTACCCGGCCCAGCTCTCCGGCGGCCAGCAGCAGCGCGTGGCTATCGCCAGGGCGCTGGCCATGGATCCGAAGCTGATGCTCTTCGACGAGCCGACCTCGGCGCTGGACCCCGAACTGGTCGGCGAAGTGCTGCAGGTGATGCGGGAACTCGCCGAGAGCGGCATGACCATGGTGGTGGTGACCCACGAGATGGGCTTCGCCCGCGAGGTCGCCGACCAACTGGTGTTCATGGACGGCGGCGTGGTGGTGGAGGCGGGCGCGCCGCGCGAGGTGCTCAGCGATCCGAAACACGAACGGACCAAGGCGTTCCTCTCGCGTCTGCTCTGA
- a CDS encoding LysR family transcriptional regulator produces MELRHLRYFVAVAEEANFTRAAARLHLAQPGLSAQIRQFERELGQPLLDRGGRTVTLTEVGAAVLPHAKAALAAAQRIADTVDEFTGLLRGHVRVGLISGAATEEFDVAAVLADFHDDHPRVAISLTEDTSERMLAALGRGELDIALVGLTGADLDPGLGKQVVLDTAVVAAVAAGDREHGATIPLAALRDQPVICLPSGTGLRGVFERACAAAGFQPLVAFEAAAPPLLLRLAARGLGVAVVPALTAAEAAAHGVRTLRIVEPELRGQLALVWRTDHPVAPATKVLLGQLRIALGDRSGAGRQSRPEYSNNTGE; encoded by the coding sequence ATGGAACTGCGCCATCTGCGCTACTTCGTCGCCGTCGCCGAAGAAGCCAACTTCACCCGCGCCGCCGCGCGCCTGCACCTGGCGCAGCCCGGCCTGAGCGCCCAGATCCGGCAGTTCGAACGGGAACTCGGCCAGCCGCTGCTGGACCGCGGTGGCCGCACGGTGACGCTCACCGAAGTCGGCGCGGCCGTGTTGCCGCACGCCAAGGCCGCCTTGGCCGCCGCGCAGCGCATCGCGGACACGGTGGACGAGTTCACCGGCCTGTTGCGCGGACACGTGCGCGTGGGACTCATCTCCGGCGCCGCCACCGAGGAATTCGACGTCGCGGCGGTGCTCGCCGATTTCCACGACGACCACCCGCGGGTCGCCATCAGCCTCACCGAGGACACCTCCGAACGCATGCTCGCCGCGCTCGGCCGCGGCGAACTGGACATCGCCCTGGTCGGCCTGACCGGCGCCGACCTCGATCCCGGGCTCGGCAAGCAGGTCGTGCTGGACACCGCGGTTGTCGCCGCGGTCGCCGCAGGCGACCGCGAGCACGGCGCGACCATCCCGCTCGCCGCGCTGCGCGACCAGCCGGTGATCTGCTTACCTTCGGGAACCGGCCTGCGCGGCGTCTTCGAACGCGCTTGCGCGGCGGCTGGATTCCAGCCACTGGTGGCGTTCGAGGCGGCCGCCCCGCCCCTGCTGCTGCGACTGGCCGCGCGCGGACTCGGCGTGGCCGTGGTGCCAGCGCTGACCGCGGCGGAGGCCGCCGCGCACGGAGTGCGGACGCTGCGGATCGTCGAGCCGGAACTGCGCGGGCAACTCGCCCTCGTCTGGCGCACCGACCACCCAGTCGCGCCCGCGACCAAAGTGCTCCTCGGCCAACTTCGAATCGCGCTCGGCGACCGTTCCGGCGCCGGGCGGCAATCGCGTCCAGAATATTCGAACAATACTGGCGAGTAA
- a CDS encoding FAD-binding oxidoreductase, translating into MTSNATQTTDFPVFTGQVFRPGEPGYEAEIAGFQTAYTHRPALVVAAAHAEDVRAAVEYAARHGLPVAVQATGHGLSVAAEGGVLISTARMTGLRIDPEAKTARVAAGVRAGALVEAAAEFGLAPLNGSSPSVGVVGYTLGGGLGLLAREFGYAADHVRMIELVTADGRIRTLRPGDELFGAVLGSGGNFGVVTALEIDLVPVRTVYGGQLVFDTPLAAAALEAWRQWTATVPDQLTSTVATLTYPDIPQVPESLRGRYVASIRIAFDGPAAEGERLVAPLRAVGARLRDDLRELPYTESHTIHSDPDHPHAYAATNAVLGEFPEEALAALTAATGPGGAIPAVVDIRHLGGALGEPGSAGVAVDRRDAAYVVRVITMPAPGAGAGVPDEHSAIREVLAPWTIGHSLAFLYGAGDGADDAQTRAGYAPDTYARLAALKAKYDPRNMFRFNRNIRPAV; encoded by the coding sequence ATGACGAGCAACGCGACGCAGACCACCGATTTCCCCGTCTTCACCGGCCAGGTGTTCCGGCCGGGTGAGCCAGGCTACGAGGCGGAGATCGCCGGATTCCAGACCGCCTACACCCACCGGCCCGCGCTCGTGGTCGCCGCGGCGCACGCCGAGGACGTCCGAGCCGCGGTGGAATACGCGGCGCGCCACGGACTGCCGGTCGCCGTGCAGGCGACCGGGCACGGGCTCTCGGTGGCCGCCGAGGGCGGGGTGCTGATCAGCACCGCGCGGATGACCGGTCTCCGCATCGATCCCGAGGCGAAGACCGCCCGGGTCGCCGCGGGCGTGCGCGCGGGTGCGCTGGTCGAGGCGGCGGCGGAGTTCGGGCTCGCTCCGCTGAACGGGTCGTCGCCCTCGGTCGGCGTGGTCGGCTACACGCTCGGCGGCGGACTCGGCCTGCTCGCCAGGGAATTCGGCTACGCCGCCGATCACGTGCGAATGATCGAACTGGTCACCGCGGACGGCCGGATCCGCACGCTGCGCCCCGGCGACGAACTGTTCGGCGCGGTGCTGGGCAGCGGCGGCAATTTCGGTGTGGTGACTGCGCTGGAGATCGACCTCGTTCCGGTGCGGACGGTCTACGGCGGGCAGTTGGTGTTCGACACGCCCTTGGCCGCGGCCGCGCTGGAAGCCTGGCGGCAGTGGACCGCGACGGTGCCCGACCAGTTGACCTCGACCGTCGCCACGCTGACCTACCCCGACATCCCGCAGGTGCCCGAGTCGCTGCGCGGCCGCTACGTCGCCTCGATCCGGATCGCGTTCGACGGGCCGGCCGCCGAGGGTGAGCGCCTGGTCGCGCCGCTGCGGGCGGTCGGGGCGCGGCTGCGCGACGATCTGCGCGAGCTGCCCTACACCGAATCGCACACCATCCACAGCGATCCGGATCATCCGCACGCCTACGCCGCGACCAATGCCGTGCTGGGCGAGTTCCCCGAGGAAGCGCTCGCCGCGCTCACCGCGGCCACCGGTCCGGGTGGTGCGATTCCGGCCGTGGTCGACATCCGACACCTCGGCGGCGCGCTCGGCGAGCCGGGCTCCGCGGGTGTCGCGGTGGACCGGCGCGATGCCGCCTACGTCGTCCGGGTGATCACCATGCCCGCGCCCGGCGCGGGCGCGGGCGTGCCCGACGAGCACAGTGCGATTCGAGAAGTGTTGGCGCCGTGGACGATCGGCCACAGCCTGGCCTTCCTCTACGGCGCGGGCGACGGTGCGGACGACGCGCAGACCCGCGCGGGCTACGCGCCGGACACCTACGCGCGGCTGGCGGCGCTGAAGGCGAAGTACGACCCGCGCAACATGTTCCGGTTCAACCGCAACATCCGGCCCGCGGTCTGA
- a CDS encoding SPFH domain-containing protein, producing MKLRPAFHVNGFLVLVAWLVLTLFFGGAAALGYVAAAKDGNMPALIAAIAATVVVVVLALLATGLVIVNPNEAKVVQFFGRYIGSVSEPGFFSVVPLTDRKSISLRVRNFETQKLKVNDADGNPVEIAAVVVYRVVDSFKAAFAVDDYEEYVETQSEAAVRHLATTHPYDAHDAGRTSLRDGAEVAEELTVELRDRTEMAGIEVLEARITHLAYAPEIAQAMLVRQQAAQVVAARTHIVEGAVGMVSLALDRLTERGVVELDEERRAAMVSNLLVVLCGDRATQPVVNAGSLYS from the coding sequence ATGAAGCTCAGGCCCGCATTCCACGTCAACGGCTTTCTGGTGCTGGTGGCCTGGTTGGTGCTGACCCTTTTCTTCGGCGGCGCGGCCGCTTTGGGGTACGTCGCGGCGGCCAAGGACGGGAATATGCCCGCGCTGATCGCGGCGATCGCGGCCACGGTGGTCGTGGTGGTGCTCGCGCTGCTTGCCACCGGGTTGGTGATCGTCAACCCGAACGAGGCGAAGGTGGTGCAGTTCTTCGGCCGCTACATCGGCTCGGTGAGCGAGCCCGGCTTCTTCTCGGTGGTGCCGCTGACCGACCGCAAGAGCATCTCGCTGCGGGTGCGCAACTTCGAGACGCAGAAGCTGAAGGTAAACGACGCCGACGGCAACCCGGTGGAGATCGCCGCAGTGGTCGTCTACCGGGTGGTGGACAGCTTCAAGGCCGCGTTCGCCGTCGACGACTACGAGGAGTACGTGGAAACCCAGTCCGAGGCCGCGGTCCGGCACTTGGCCACCACGCATCCGTACGACGCGCACGACGCCGGACGCACCAGCCTGCGCGACGGCGCGGAGGTGGCCGAGGAACTGACCGTCGAACTGCGCGACCGCACCGAGATGGCGGGCATCGAGGTGCTCGAGGCCAGGATCACCCACCTCGCCTACGCGCCGGAGATCGCGCAAGCCATGCTGGTTCGCCAGCAGGCCGCGCAGGTGGTGGCCGCGCGCACGCACATCGTGGAGGGCGCGGTCGGCATGGTGAGCCTGGCGCTGGATCGCCTGACCGAGCGCGGCGTCGTCGAGCTCGACGAGGAACGCCGGGCCGCGATGGTGTCCAACCTGCTCGTGGTGCTGTGCGGCGATCGCGCGACCCAGCCCGTGGTCAACGCCGGATCGCTCTACAGCTGA
- a CDS encoding toxin-antitoxin system HicB family antitoxin, with the protein MVERKKLLLRLDPAVHEALAKWAADDLRSINAQIEYALRLALEQAGRKPKSK; encoded by the coding sequence ATGGTCGAACGCAAGAAACTGTTGCTGCGCCTCGACCCGGCCGTCCATGAGGCCCTGGCCAAGTGGGCGGCCGACGACCTGCGCAGCATCAACGCACAGATCGAATACGCCCTGCGCCTTGCGCTCGAACAGGCGGGCCGCAAACCGAAGTCCAAGTGA
- a CDS encoding LuxR C-terminal-related transcriptional regulator: protein MLTDPATRVGTSPLADLLGLPWSRLPELIRLRYLTEFTRWSDLLDRSTAAASLRTATGGDPARSRVWREVLRDLGVFDTATVVFGDRYGCWGFLELLRKTPRAFDPTQLTTLAALAAPITRGLRAALGRTFVAEAGGLVTAEPAVVVLGPDLRMRGQTPAAAAGLLRLNPPQEAMPPIPNAVYNAGAALLAAEHGTPVGPPRSRVHLGGAQWLTVRADRLGPEDIAVSLAPSSPAERLDLFGRAHALTPRETEVLTLLATGRESRRPAGDSGLPERAVDDHVKAILAKCGVHTRQGLLSRALGIS, encoded by the coding sequence ATGCTCACCGATCCGGCCACCAGGGTCGGCACGTCGCCGCTGGCCGACCTGCTCGGTCTGCCCTGGTCACGACTGCCGGAGCTGATCCGGCTGCGGTACCTGACCGAGTTCACCCGATGGAGCGATCTCCTCGATCGGAGCACGGCGGCGGCGTCCTTGCGCACCGCCACCGGCGGCGATCCCGCGCGCTCACGGGTGTGGCGCGAGGTGCTGCGCGATCTCGGCGTCTTCGACACCGCCACGGTGGTCTTCGGCGACCGCTACGGATGCTGGGGTTTCCTCGAACTGCTGCGCAAGACCCCGCGCGCCTTCGACCCCACCCAGCTCACCACCTTGGCGGCGCTTGCGGCGCCGATCACCCGGGGCCTGCGGGCCGCGCTCGGCCGCACCTTCGTCGCGGAGGCGGGCGGACTCGTCACCGCCGAACCCGCGGTGGTCGTGCTCGGGCCGGACCTGCGGATGCGTGGCCAGACTCCGGCCGCCGCGGCGGGGCTGCTCCGGCTGAACCCACCGCAGGAGGCCATGCCGCCGATCCCGAACGCGGTCTACAACGCGGGCGCCGCGCTGCTGGCCGCCGAGCACGGCACACCCGTCGGCCCGCCGCGGTCGCGCGTCCACCTGGGCGGCGCCCAGTGGCTGACGGTTCGGGCGGACCGGCTCGGGCCCGAGGACATCGCGGTCTCGCTGGCGCCGAGCAGCCCCGCCGAGCGCCTCGATCTGTTCGGGCGGGCGCACGCCCTCACTCCGCGCGAGACGGAGGTGCTCACCCTGCTCGCCACCGGCCGCGAATCTCGCCGTCCGGCAGGCGATTCGGGGCTACCTGAGCGCGCGGTCGACGATCACGTGAAGGCGATACTGGCCAAGTGCGGTGTGCACACGCGACAGGGACTGCTGTCGCGAGCGCTCGGAATCTCCTGA
- a CDS encoding aspartyl/asparaginyl beta-hydroxylase domain-containing protein has protein sequence MSKSLRDHTYDAAVRLLSPLEQLVARTSLVSTEPFLDPREFAWTRPLEENWQTIRAEMNAVLVHCDDLPAFHENSFDVAATSDERRRAFFFCGYGVRSEANRARCPETAALLDRVSGLVTAMFAILPPGERVPPRRGLWNGVLRYHLGLRVADPRRCGIQVGGLTRHWHEGESLLFDDSYRHRAWNDSESARVVLFLDVLRPCRFPGSWVNHAFVGAASRPPFVTDAGRKHRAWERGLAAQVGNPN, from the coding sequence ATGTCCAAGAGCCTTCGCGACCACACGTACGACGCCGCCGTGCGGCTGCTGTCCCCGCTCGAACAGCTGGTGGCTCGTACGTCCCTGGTCAGCACCGAGCCGTTCTTGGACCCGCGAGAGTTCGCCTGGACGCGCCCGCTGGAGGAGAACTGGCAGACCATCCGAGCGGAGATGAACGCGGTCCTGGTCCACTGCGACGACCTGCCCGCCTTCCACGAGAACTCCTTCGATGTGGCCGCGACCTCCGACGAGCGCAGACGCGCCTTCTTCTTTTGCGGTTACGGCGTCCGATCGGAGGCCAACCGGGCCCGCTGCCCCGAGACGGCGGCGCTGCTCGATCGGGTATCGGGGCTCGTCACGGCGATGTTCGCCATCCTGCCGCCGGGCGAGCGCGTCCCGCCGCGCCGCGGGCTCTGGAACGGGGTGCTCCGCTACCACCTGGGGTTGCGCGTCGCCGATCCGCGGCGGTGCGGTATTCAGGTCGGCGGACTGACGAGACACTGGCACGAGGGCGAGAGCCTGCTGTTCGATGACTCCTACCGGCACCGCGCGTGGAACGACTCCGAAAGCGCCCGGGTGGTGCTGTTCCTCGATGTGCTCCGCCCCTGCCGCTTCCCGGGGTCGTGGGTCAACCACGCGTTCGTCGGCGCGGCGTCGAGGCCGCCGTTCGTCACGGACGCCGGGCGCAAGCACCGCGCCTGGGAACGCGGCTTGGCCGCCCAGGTCGGCAACCCGAACTGA